The following DNA comes from Flammeovirgaceae bacterium.
GCTGAACAAAACCGTGAAAGAACAGGTGCATGCCGGGGGGTTGTGCAATTTTATTTTTGATTCGTTGCCCCGCCTGGACACACTGGTGCACCCGGAAAACTTCCACCTGGTTTTTTTGATCAAGTTGAGCAAGTACCTCGGGTTTGGCCCTTTTGACAAAGTGGAGTTGGGGGCGTTGGCACTAAACGATGAGGAGGAGGGCCTGCTGGACAGCCTGCTCAAAAGCGAATATGAAAATGACATACGGTTGCACAACGACCAGAGAAGGGCTTTGCTGGATTTGCTGCTAAGGTTTTATGGCAGCCATGTGGACTTGGGCACGATTAAGTCCGTTCAGGTACTGCGGGAGGTTTTGCGCTAACCGATCTCAAGGCGAAACCCAACCCCATGGTAGTTGACGATCTGCACCGAGGGGTCGTGCCTAAGGTATTTCCTAAGTTTGGAAATGAAAACATCAAGGCTCCTGCCCATAAAATAATCATCGTCCCCCCAAATCGTTTTCAGTATCTCGTCCCGTTTTAAAACACGGTGTTTGTTGTGGTAAAGCAATTTGAGGATTTCGGCCTCTTTTTGCGTAAGCGTCTTTTTTTCCTGGCCGTGGGCCAATGTAATCCTTTGCCCGTCAAACTGGTACGCCCCCAGGGCGAAGGAAGCCTCCCGTGCGGTGGTGGTGCCCCTTCTGAGAAAGACCTCTATCCTGTAGAGCAACTCTTCCATGTTAAAAGGCTTTACGATGTAATCGTCCCCCCCACTTTCAAACCCCGCGATTTTGTCCTCGATCAATCCCTTAGCGGTAACGAACAAGATGGGGATGTCCCGGTTTTTGGCCCGAAACGATTGGGCCAATGAAAACCCGTCCCTTTTGGGAAGCATTACGTCCAGAATGCACAAGTCGTATGGTTGACGGAGAAACTGCTGATAGGCTTCTTCCCCGTCTTCGCACAACGTTACCTCATATTGCTTGTGCACAAGGTTGTCTTTTATTACAAAGCCCAGCGCAGGGTCGTCTTCCACCAACAATATCCTAGCGCTCATATAACGGCAGCGAAATCTTAAAGGTAGTCCCTTTTCCAGGGGTGCTGT
Coding sequences within:
- a CDS encoding response regulator transcription factor; protein product: MSARILLVEDDPALGFVIKDNLVHKQYEVTLCEDGEEAYQQFLRQPYDLCILDVMLPKRDGFSLAQSFRAKNRDIPILFVTAKGLIEDKIAGFESGGDDYIVKPFNMEELLYRIEVFLRRGTTTAREASFALGAYQFDGQRITLAHGQEKKTLTQKEAEILKLLYHNKHRVLKRDEILKTIWGDDDYFMGRSLDVFISKLRKYLRHDPSVQIVNYHGVGFRLEIG
- the recO gene encoding DNA repair protein RecO, whose product is MLHKTKGIVFRYVPYGETSIIVNIFTELFGLQGYIVNSVRAKSGKNKIAVYQPLTLLDMVVYHKENAGILRIKEATCAYPYHHMPSDPIKSCIGLFIAEVLNKTVKEQVHAGGLCNFIFDSLPRLDTLVHPENFHLVFLIKLSKYLGFGPFDKVELGALALNDEEEGLLDSLLKSEYENDIRLHNDQRRALLDLLLRFYGSHVDLGTIKSVQVLREVLR